GGCAGAGAAGTAAAGGAAACTGTAACTAAAAGGGACTTAGTTTATTATCGTTTTTATAGAAATAACACGCCGCAGGTCACATCAACGGCCACTTACAACAAATCAGGAAGGTCGATCGGCGTATCAAAAGAATACGATGATGATGGTAAGCTCTTGTATTCCATTGATCATGACCACGGCTCTTGGAATGTGGCAAATAAGAGCGCCTATCCGTTTTATAGTGTGCAACAGCAGATGAAACGCAAGGCTGATGAATTGATAGCAGCTACGTATGGGCGAGAGTTTTTGAAAAACCACGTCATCTGGAGTGTAGATGGTTCTTACATATATAACCAAGCTGAATCTGGAAATTGGAGCGATAGCTTCTCCTCAAAACCAACAAAATTTCTTTTTAGATACGATGTCAAACTGGACAAGACCCATGTTTATAAAGAATTGATACAGTTTGAATTAGATCAAACAGGAAAATTTATTCCAAACGAGTTTGAGGCCGTTTCCGGCTTTGAGAAACTAGCTCAAGTTCCAGCACAAGGGTTCAACCTGTCCTATAAAGCGGCTATTGAAGCAACTAAGCAGAAAAGTGGCATCCGGAATCAGCCGCTGCAAGGCTTTTTAAAATGGGAGAGCCTTAAGAAGCCAAGCTTCTATAATGGGCACTTCCGCTTTTATGTGCCTATCAAAACGGGGTCGGTTGAAAACCTCAATCCTAAAGGCCGTTCTAGTGTAACAGACCAGTTCGATGTCTATTCCTTCAATCCTTGGACTGGCGCATTCATCGAAAAGAAGAAGATGAAGGCAGTAAGGTCTTGGGAAGAAAATAGTGGAAGTAGCACTGGCCTAATGCCTACTGAATAAGCAGTGACTAGCTAGACCACCTCGGCTGTGCTACTGCCCGGCCTAGTGGATGTGCTGCTGGGTCACTTAATGGTGCTCGAGCAACCGCTCCAGTGGCTGGACGGTTGTTAAAGAGTCAATTAGGAGACGTTATGAGCCAATTGTCATTTTACAAACGGTCCTATTAAAGTGTCCAATGAACACATCCTTCCTCTCCACGCAGGCTATACCAGACTTGATCTAGTCGGTCACATAGCAGACAGCGGACCGTATTGTACTAGGCGCAGCCGCTTACGAAATGTCCAGAAGACAGCTTAAGTCAGGAATGCCCAGTTTGCTTCTTGTATCATTACTTGAACACCTATTTATATAATTGAACTTTGTTTTTTTATCGCACGGACGCAACCCTTTACCCTCTCCCACATTCTGGGGCGCTGTGATTGTATGAAGCCTGCTCTGCTATTCCTGCTGTTGGAGGCTCTTCTCGCTGGTTGTAGCCAGACGGACACATTACGTACGTCGACGCCTTGTGCCGGAAAGCCGGAGTTAGTCTATCTCTATGTTGATAACAACAGTATGACCGATACACTCGCTCCCGTGTCCTTTCGCATTGACGACTCCATTTATGTAGAGGGGAACGTCTCTCTGAATCGTAGCAGCGAGGAGCAGTTATACAAGACCATCATCCTCTGCCGGGGACCGCATCATATCGCTGTCGCCTTTGGCCGCTATCAACGGGACACGACACTCCGCATCGAGGATACCGTATCGCTTGGCGTCGCGATGGACTACAACCCCCATTGGCCGGCTGAATTCAATGGGACTGTGATTTGGCTGCTTAATCGGGACGGCGGCAGATCTAGGAAGCGATCTAGTAGCCAATGATCCCGTCACGAAGAGAGCGCCTGTAGTCTGTACGGTACAAGCAACTGGTGCAGATCAGGTGATTTCTCTACGCTACAGTTGCCGGTTTGTCCAAGCAGGGGAGCAAGCGCTTGACGCCCATGGGATGAAAGGCCTTCCCCCGTCGCGTCCGATACCCCGACTCATTGAGCCGAGCGGCAATTTCTCGCAAGCTCACCCCCGTCGCGCGCAATAGGATGGCTAGCTGCTTGGCCTGCCGGTTGTGGAGATTGGTTTGCGCATTGTGCCGTAGCGACACCCACGACTTCTCTCGCGCTGCTGCTGTTAAATTAGCGGGGGTGCCTAGTTGAAAACCCCTCGCCTTCTTGGCGGCGAGCGCATCCTTCGTACGTGTAGAAATGGCCGTGGCCTCCTTCTGCGCCACTGCTGCTAAGATGTGCAGGGTAAACTCATCGGCTGCTGGTAAGTCTACCGCTTTAAACCGTACGTGACTTTCCATGAGCGTGGCAAGAAAGGCCACGTTTCGCGCCAGGCGGTCGAGCTTGGCCACGAGTAGCACAGCTCCCTCCTGCTTAGCGCGGCTGATGGCCGCCTGTAGCTGGGGCCGGGCATTTTTGCGGCCACTCTCGATTTCGACGAACTCGGCCACGATGCCCCCTTCATTGCCTACAAAATTCCGCACGGCCGCTTGCTGCGCTTCGAGCCCCAAACCCGATTGTCCTTGGCGGGCGGTACTCACGCGGAAGTAGGCGACATAATGGATCATACACCCTAATAGAAGAGGAAAGTGGTGCAATATACGCTGGTGTCACATTGGTTAAACGTCCCTCAAGAAATGATACGCTTACCGAACAAGTAGTCACGGCTTGTAGGGCACCCATCCCGAAAGGTGAAGCCGGCGCAGAAGAGGCTGACTTCGGCAAATCCCGCTTCCCGCAGTAGTTCCTCGGTCGGCCAAGTAAGATGGCGCTAATAGCAGCCGAGGGAGTCGCCGCTTATTTAGAAGCCTAGTTTCTTGCCCGCGTTATGCTGCAGCACGTTATCGACGCGGGTATAGCGGCGGATCATATCGGCGGTTTTATGCTTGGTTTGATTCATCACCTCACTGTCGTCGGCGCCCGCGAGCTTGGCAATCGTCACGAAGGAGGCCCGCAAGGAGTGAGCGGTATACTTTTCGCCTTTCTTATTGGAGCCGAGGTAGCGGTGTACCAACAAGTTGAGCCGGTCCGTGCTGAGTCGACGCTTACTGAGCCGCTGCCCTTTGTAAAAGGATACAAACAAGGGACCGTGGCTGCGACCTTGCTCGGCCAGAAATTGCAGCCAATCCAACAGGGCCCGCACGGGACAGGTCCGGCGGTCGGGCGCGTAGAACACGGCTTTCTCCTCGGCGGCCCCGCTCTGATTGGTTTTGCTACGCGGCAATTCGATGATCAGGCCCTCGTCAACCTGGTGGATATGTTCGATGTTGAGATTAGCTAGTTCTTCCCGGCGAAAGGCGCCCGCCAGCCCGATAAACAACAGGGCTTTGTCGCGCAGACCATCCGGGCGCGTGGTATCCATATCACCGATCACGCGTTTGAAATAGGCCATGGTAAAAGCCGGGGCCTGTTTCTGCTTGCTGCCGATAACCCGTCCGATGCCTTCCAGCTGCGTTTTGACCGTTTCATCCCGCGTGGGGCTGGGATGGCCGCTAAGTTGGTGGGCCTTCATGATGGCTGCTTTGGCCCGTTGGATGGTGGAGAGTTTGCGGCCGGCTTCGGCCAGAAAGGTTAAATAAGCGCCCAATGTTTTGGCGTCGGCCGGCAAGGCCACGGTGGCGTGCTCCGCGCACCAGCGCTTGAAGCGGTTCCAGTCGCCGGCGTATCCTTCCTTCGTATTAGCAGCCCCATCCAGGCCGACCCGGATAAAGTTGATGGTACCCTCGGCGTAGCTGTCAATGCTCAGCGCTTGACCAACCGCTTCGCTTGGT
This sequence is a window from Hymenobacter tibetensis. Protein-coding genes within it:
- a CDS encoding recombinase family protein; its protein translation is MIHYVAYFRVSTARQGQSGLGLEAQQAAVRNFVGNEGGIVAEFVEIESGRKNARPQLQAAISRAKQEGAVLLVAKLDRLARNVAFLATLMESHVRFKAVDLPAADEFTLHILAAVAQKEATAISTRTKDALAAKKARGFQLGTPANLTAAAREKSWVSLRHNAQTNLHNRQAKQLAILLRATGVSLREIAARLNESGYRTRRGKAFHPMGVKRLLPCLDKPATVA
- a CDS encoding site-specific integrase encodes the protein MEAYLMEQLPVKSQPSEAVGQALSIDSYAEGTINFIRVGLDGAANTKEGYAGDWNRFKRWCAEHATVALPADAKTLGAYLTFLAEAGRKLSTIQRAKAAIMKAHQLSGHPSPTRDETVKTQLEGIGRVIGSKQKQAPAFTMAYFKRVIGDMDTTRPDGLRDKALLFIGLAGAFRREELANLNIEHIHQVDEGLIIELPRSKTNQSGAAEEKAVFYAPDRRTCPVRALLDWLQFLAEQGRSHGPLFVSFYKGQRLSKRRLSTDRLNLLVHRYLGSNKKGEKYTAHSLRASFVTIAKLAGADDSEVMNQTKHKTADMIRRYTRVDNVLQHNAGKKLGF